The following is a genomic window from Hymenobacter monticola.
CTTTTTTTTTGCCAACGGCGAAGCGGTAGCGCAGGCCCAGGCTCAGGGCGCGGGTCAGGCCCAGCTTGTTGCCCGTCACGGCCAGGTGCACGTACTCCGAGGCGGGGCGGAAGTTCTTGCTGTAGGTCCAGTCGAACACGCCCTCGAAGTTGCGGCCGAAGGGGTAGCGCAGCCCAATGCCCCCCGTAGCGTAGAGGTGCGTGGCTTTGTTTACTTCTGTATAAGTTGCCACCACTTGCCCATTTACCCGGTTTTCTATTGAAAATTCGTCGTAGATTCCCACCAAACTAAGACCCAGAATGGCATCAACCTGTAATCGGGGCTTGGGCAAGCGTACCAGCGCGTACCGGGCTAGCAACGGCAGGCAAAAGGTTTGCCGTTTGCTGCGGTAGGAGCCGTCTTCGTATTGTCCCGACAGCGTTGTGCGGGTATAAGAAGGGTCATCGACAAATTTTTTTCTTGCGAAAGTCCCCCCCAGTTGCAGGGCTAGCCGAGAAGAAATCTGATGCCCCAAAGTAAGCTGCCAAGAGGTTTCCGTGCCCGCAACATTGGCCGTTTTGGGAAAGAAAATCTCATAGGCGCCATTAAATGCGTGAGCGCCAACAAAAAATGGATAGGCGGGCGGTGCAGGGTCTACTTGAGCATGTACCTGCTCAATCGGCTGGGCCAGGGCGTATGCAAACCCCATCATTTTCCAGACTTTCATTTTGCCAGTCGCTGAAATTACCGATAGCAAAAGTAGATGTAGTCTCCACCAGCTCCTTCGTTCAAGTCCTTTGGGTATTTAGTCCATCCCGCCGGCGGAGTTATGGTACTGCTATTGCCCGAAAGAATACCAATTTCTGCAAACGCCGGCCACAAAGTAGTTCCTCCCGCCGGATTGTTTACGATAGGCGTCTTGCTCTGGTAAGAATAAATGTAATCACCGTCTGCGCCCGCATTAAGGTCTTGCGTAGCCCAAAAGGGATAAGGATTTTGGTTCGGTAGCCAGATATCGAAGAAATAAGTATTGGCCTGCGGCTTGTTAGTCAAACTTCCATTCTGGGTTTGAAAATTTGTCAGAAAGTCGCTGGGTGAGGAATATGGTTGGTTATAGTAATACTCCGCTCCGTTCAGCACATTGTTTTGGTCGCGCTGGAAACATAGGTAGATGTAGGCGCCGCCTGCCCCTTTGTTCAGGTCAGCGTCCAGCATGGTATATCCGCTGCTTGTTACCCGCACCCGGCTGGGCGAATTGACGTCATTAATCAGCTTCAGGTCGCGGATGTAGCCGCTGCCGCCTTGGTTTTCCGAGGTGGTGAAGGTGCTGTACAAGCCCCCACCCCCACCGCAGCCGCCGGGGCCCTCGTAGCAGGGGGCGCACGGGTCGGTGTACTGTATCACGCAGGGTTCCTCTATCACGTCGGTCGCCGCGCCGGTCCTGGCCTGTTGCCCGGTACGCAAACTGTACCCGTTGCGGGTATCGCGCAACGCAACATCAACTTTGGGCCGCGCCAGGCGCGACCCTTGCGCATTTGCCCCGACCCAGGTTGCTTTGGCCACATACTGACCGACCGGGTCGATGCGCTCGCCGCGCTCTACCTCGTCCACGAACCGCAGCCACGCGGCTTGCGCAGAAGTAGCCGCTTCGTCGGGCTTCGCCGCTTTTGACAGCTGCGTGACCGGCGCGGCAGCCGGACTAAGCTCAGCAGGCGCCATCTTCTCGCAGCCCCACAGTGCAATTGCCCCCCCCAAATAATGCCAGCGAGCGGGTGCTGGTAATGCCTTTTTTCATGGTAGTGAAAATAAAGGTGAATGATGAGAAAAACGGAAAGGAAGGATGGACCAAATGTAAGCGAAATACTTTCGCATCCAACTCAAAGTTTGAATTTTATTACACGCTAGCGATGAGGCAGGTAGCTGCGCGCCCAACGTGCACCGGGCCGGCTATTGCCCATGCAAAAAGGGCGCCCGGTGGGGCGCCCTCTTGGGTAGTCGCGGCGGGTGCGCGGCAGCTATTGCTTCAGCAGGCGGCTGGCCCGCAGGTAGCCGTCTTCGTCGCGCAGTTGAATGAGGTAGAGGCCGGGCTTCAGGTCTTTCAGGTTGAGCGGCTGGTTGGTGACGCCCGTTTTCAGCAGGCTGCCCGTCACGCTGTAAATCGCAAACGTCCGCGGGCTGGGCCAGGCCACCGTCACTTCGTCGGTGGTCGGGTTGGGGTACAGCTTGAGGGCCAGCTCGGCCTGGCTGCGGGCAGCCAGCGTGGTGTAGGCCGTGCTCATGTAGTAGAGGTTGGCCGTGGTGCCTTTGGCAATCTGGTGGGCGCCGGCCGGCAGCGTCATCGAGAACTGGCCGCCCGATACGGTTTGGTTGACGTTATCAATTCTCACCGTGCCGCTGAAGGCCGTATTGAACACCAGCGTGAGGGTGGCAGGCGCCGTGGTGGTGAAGGCGATGTTGGTGGCCGACTCCATTTTCAGGCACTGCGTCAGGTTCAGGCCGTTGTAGGTAACGGTGCCCTGCGACGTGGACAGGTTGCCTGTAATAGTATAGAACGTGCTGGTGGTGCCCGACGCGGTGAAATTGTGCACCATGCCGGAGGTGCCGGTGCCCGGGTTGGGCGTGGGCGGGGTGGGCGGGGTGGTGGGAGCAGCATCGCCCTGCACCGAAACCAGGCCGCCGGTGTAGTTCACCAGCGCCGTTTGCAAGGGCGTGTTGATGGACGAGGAAACGTCATCAACCGCGTTGTTGAACGTCCACTGGAAGTCGCCGCCTTTCACGCGGCCGCTGTACAGGATGGCGTTGTCGCGGGCCGCGGTGGGGTTATCGGGCGTGTAGGCGTACATCACGGCCGCGTTGGTGTCGAAGTTGTTGTAGGCATTGGCGCCGTAGGCCGAGCGCACCGTGGCGGGCACCGTCTGGGTGCGGCTGCTCACCACGTAAGCGTCGAAGTCCACGGTCGGGTTGGGGAAACCGGTGGCGCCGTAGGGCACGAAGCGCGTCTGCCCGGTCATGAAGTTGTCGAAGGCCTTGATGGTGCCGCCGTCTTCGTTCGAGAAGATGGGCATGTTGGTGTAGTCGTTGCGCTGGGTGGCGGGGTTGTACACGTCGGTGCCCTGCATCGAGGTCAGCATGGGGTACTTGCAGTTGCGGAAGTAGTTGCCTTCCATGAACACCGAGGAGCCTTCCGTGGAGCCGGCGCCGTACTTGGCGTTGCCGTCGTAGTAGTTGTTGTACACGTGGGCCGAGTAGAAGCGCACGCGCGGGTGGCGCGAGTCGGAGTGGTCGTACCAGTTGTGGTGGTAGGTGATGTAGAGGCCTTGCGTCGTATTCTCACTCAGGCCCAGCAGGTTGCTCTTGCCCGAATCCCAGAAGTGGTTGTAGGAGAAGGTCACGTAGGTCGACCGTTTGCAGTCCAGGGCGCCGTCGCCCTTCACTTGGTCGGCGGCGCTGCCGGCGTGGCCGTAGAAAAAGTCGGAGTTGTGCACCCAGATGTAGTCGTTGTCCTGCTGCAGGCCGATGTTGTCGCCCTCGTCGCTGTCGCAGTTCATGGTGCCCACGTTGCGGATTTCCACGTTGGAGGCATTCTTGATGCGGATGCCCCAGCCGTTGACCACGGCGTCGTTGCCCACGCCTTCCACGGTGATGTAGCTGGCCGCGGAGTTGTTGTTCTCAATCACCGCGTCGCCGTTGAGCAGGTAGCTCGGGTCGGTGATGTTGCCCACCAGGCGCACCAGCAGCGGCCGGGCGTCGCGCCCGCGCTTGAAGCCGTCGAGGATGGTTTGCAGGCCCACGCAGGGGTTGGTGGTGGCCCCGGTCACGTTCAGCGACACGGTGTTCTTGCTGTTCTGGGTGATGTAGAGGATAACGGCGTTGGTCTTCACCGTGCCGTTGGCGTTGTAGGCGCCCGGCACCCGGCCGCCGTTGAAGGCAAAGCCGCTGCGGTCCTGGGCCAGCACCGTGACCGCCGGCGTGGTGGTGGCCGTGCCTTCTACCCCGCCAATGACGGGCGCCACTTTAAGCGTGTAGGTGCCCGGCTGCAGGCCCAGGGCGTCGGCCCGGTAAAAGGTGCCGTAGTTGCGAATGAGCTGGTCGTCAATCTTTTGGTTCACCAAACCCTGGCCGGTGTAGTACACGTTGTAGCTCTGGGCGCCGGCCACGGGCTGCCAGCGCACATACGCCGTTTCCAGCCACCCGCTCGATTCGACGAGGGTGGGCGCCTGGGCGTGCACGAGCCCCGGCATCAGCAGCAAGGAAAGAGAGAATACGGTAAGCAGTCGCTTCATAGTCGGAGGGTTTTGGGTGGGAAATAAAACTTATGGGGTTTACACAAACCTACCCCTCTGGCGCCCGAAATGCTTGCTAAGCAAGGCTATGGGGATGACTATATTTATGCAATCGATGCCGGCAACGTTGCCGGGCAGGCTCAGGACCACCTTAATTACTCCGACTTCGAGCGGAACGGAAGCCATCAGTGCTTCCCGCACCACGCGCCGCCCCGGCCCGCGCTGTTTTACGCGTGGCTTGGGGCACTGGGGCGGCTTGGCTATCGGCGGGGGCGGCAAAGCCACGATGCTGCTATTGCTTTGCTTCAGGCGTGCCGATGGGCGTGTTCATCATCTCCTTTAGCTGCGCCTGTAACTTCGCCGCGGCCTCGGCAAAAGTCTTGCGTTCTGCTGCCTGCTCTCTGCCCCCGTCTTCGGTGATGGGGCGCGCGCTTATCAAATCGACTTCGGCTGGCAATCGGGAAGCCGACGGCTTGGCTTTTGGGTACTCAATGATGAAATCCGTCAACTCGTACCGGTAGCGGCCCTCCCGTAGGGAAAGCTTCACGGTGTAGTGGAGCACCTGCTTCACCGCATGGTGGCGGGGATGGCCGCCGATTGTTTGGGTCATGTCATAGGTGTAGGCAAAGGGCTGGGCCCCATACGCGGTAAGCACCTCGGTGTCCTGCTCACTGGTTTCAACCGGGGGCTTGCCAGCGGGGGCAAGGCCACTGGCCCAGGCGCGGGCGCGAGCTTGCAAGTCCGCTTGGCTTACGCCAACTGCCGGCACCACGGCCGCATAGCTTATCCGGCGCGTTACCTTATCAAGGGGGAAGGAAGCCGGGGCCTGCCCCATTGCCGTGCCGGTTAGGCAACAGAGTAGGGCAACGGGAAGCAGCATTTTCATCAGGCAAATGTATTTAAGCTACCGGAGCAACCAGAGCTTCCCCTTTTTCCGCCCCCCGGCCCGTTTCCAAGGGCACTTAAGCAACTGGTGCCGCTTTAGAAACAAACTAGGCGGCAGGAATTCTTAATTAACTGGCGTTGCCTCGAATTAGGCTTCCAACTCGCCATAAAGCACCTAGTAAAAAGATGAGCATGAAAGCCATTATTAATAACGGCTTTTGCTTGTCAATTTCAAGTACAAGTGCTTCCTCAGGAAAAAATTCAGGATATAAAACTGTTATTTGAGGCTGCTTGTGAAGCTTTTCATAGTCTGGAACTGATAAATACCTCGAAACAGAATAAGTATCCCCATCGAATTTATTCTGATAACTGTATTCCAGTTGATGGTCATTAAGAGTTGTTATAACTCCCGTTGAGGTTTGGCCATTGAACCGAGTTAGCACAACCGGGAGCATTAAGTAGACGACGTATGCAATACCCGAAATCAATATGATTAATGCTAATGGGTAGTTAGTTTTCTTTAAATCCATCGTGCTGGCAGCAATATGGTTTGGTAAAGTCTGATTGAGATGGTGCGAGGATATCCCCCGCGCCATCTTCTACAATACCGCCGTTTCTCCCTTCTCCCCCGCCGCCGGCCCCACGCTCACCCGCACCTCGCCTAAGCCGACGGGCACCACGAGGCTGGGCAGCCCCACCCCCGTTTCTAGGGTCACTTCGGCCACTTCAGCTACGTGGCCGCGCCGAAGATAGGGCCGCAGCGGCAAGGCCCGCTACGCCACCACCGACGCCCGCAAGTACGAGGACGACGGGGTAGCCGACGCGCACCGGCCGGTGGCCCCGCCACAGCCGTGAGCCACGAAGCGTGTGCAGGAAAAAGGGCGCCCGCTGGGACGCCCTTTTTTGAGGTTGGAGCGTTTGATTAGTGACGGCCAAAGTAGAGCTACTTCAAACGCTTATTAATGAACGTCACAATTATAGATATCATAAGCAGGATAAATGATGGTATGCCTAACGCAATTCTCATATTGAAATCAAATATCAGGCAATACACTATAAGTAATCCAAAGAATACAAGACATACAACCGCATAATCTTTAAAGCTCCTGTCCTTATTATTAATTAATTCTCGCAATTTTTTAATAAGGAAGATGGGAGCGAATAAGGTCAATACCAGTAAGAGACGCATCAAAATTTTATTATCAAATATTGCGTCCATAATTAGCCGTACATAGGATTGTTACTATTACATCTGCAATGGATATGTGTCAGCCTTATACCATTAGTTAGGCAACCCCCACCGCCCCCACGCTCACGCGCACCTCGCCGAAGCCGACGGGCACCACGAGGCTAGGCAGCACCAACCCCGTTTCCAGGGTCACTTCGGCAACTTCAGCTACCTGGCCATCAGCCGTGGCCTCCAAAGGGCCGGGCAGACCGTGCAGCACCACGCGGTAGGTGGCGTAGCTGGGCGCGTAGTCGCCCTCGATGGCCTGGGTGAGCACCAGCTCCTGCGGCGAGCCCGTCACGGTGAAGCGGCGCAGGGTGCGCTGGCCTTCCTGGTAGCCGTAGCCCTCGCCGCCGTCGTCGTAGTGCACGCTCTCTGCCGTGCCGTTTTTGTAGTACACGTGCAGGGTGAGCTGCTCTATCACCTTTTCGCCCACGTATTGCAGCACGGGCTGCATGGGCAGCACGGCGCCGGCCTTCACGAAGAGCGGGATGCGGGTGAGGTCGGCGGTGGCCCAGACTTCGGCGCCGCCGCTGGTGGGCGCGTCGGTCCAGTAGTAGAACCAGTCGCCGCGGGGCAGGTACATCCAGCGGCCGTCGGCGCCGGGCTGGGTGATGGGGCAGACAAGCAGGTTGTCGCCGAGGCCAAATTCGGCCATGCGCAGGTAGGTTTCGGTGTCGTGCTGGTCGAGGAAGGTGAGCGGGCGCAGCATGGGCGTGCCCTGGGTGGCGTACTGCCAGAACGTGGTGTACATGTAGGGCAGCAGGCGGTAGCGCAGCTCGATGAAGTGGCGGGCCAGGTCGGTCACCTCCTCGCCGAAGCTCCAGGGCTCCTGGTCGCCGTGGTCGCCGGAGGAGTGGGTGCGAAAGAACGGGTGGAAGGCGCCCAGCGCAATCCAGCGGGCGTAGAGCTCGGGCGTGGGCGAGTCGACGAAGCCGCCGATGTCGGAGCCGATGAAGCTGAAGCCCGAGATGCTCAGGCGCTGGCACTGGATGTTGGCCAGCCAAAGGTGCTCCCAGGAGGCGATGTTGTCGCCGGTCCAGCCGGAGGAATAGCGCTGGCCGCCGGCGTAGGTGCTGCGCGTGATGGTGAAGGGCCGGTTGGGATAGCAGAACTGCTTCACGCCGTCGTTGGTGGCGCGGGCCATCTGCATGCCGTAGATGTTGTGGGCCTTCTGGTGCGAGGCCCAGTGCCCGTCGTAGTGGAAGCGCACATCGGGCGGGAAAGTGCCTTTCTCGAACACCGCCGGCTCGTTCATGTCGTTCCACACGCCCTTCACGCCGATGTCCTGGATGAGCTCCTTGAACAGGCCGGCCCACCACGTGCGCACCTCGGGGTTGGTGTAGTCGGGGAAGTTGCAGAGGCCGGGCCACACCGAGCCCTTCATCAGCGGGCCGTCGGCGCGGCGGCAGAAGTAGTCGTTGGCAATGCCTTCCTGGTACACCGAATACTCCGGGTCAATCTTGATGCCGGGGTCGATGATGACGACGGTTTTGAAGCCGTCCTCGGCCAGCTCGCGCACCATGCGCTTGGGGTCGGGGAAGTGCTGCTTGCTCCAGGTGAAGCAGCGGTAGCCCTCCATGTAGTCGATGTCGAGGTAGATGGCGTCGCAGGGAATCCGGCGGTCGCGCAAACCGGAGGCAATTTCCTTCACGTTGCTTTCGGGGAAGTAGCTCCACTTGCACTGCTGGTAGCCCAGCGTCCAGAGGGGCGGCAGCTCGGGCGGGCAGGTGAGCAGGGTGTATTCCTGGGTCACCTCCATCAGGGTGGGGCCGTAGATGAAGTAGTAGTTCAGCTCGCCGCCCTGGGCCCAGAAGCTGGTCACGTCGGCGCGCTCGGCCGCGAAGTCGAAGCTGGCCCGGAAGGTGTTGTCGAAGAAAATGCCGTGGGCAATTTTCTGGTGCAGCACGTGGTAGAACGGGATGTTCTTGTAGAGCGGGTCGGAGCCTTTGGTGTAGCCGTAGGTATCGGAGCCCCAGTTGGTGAAGCGCTTGCCGCGCAGGTTCATGTTGTCGGGCTTGTCGCCGAGGCCGTAGTAATGCACACCGGGCGGCACCTGCTTGCTCATCTTCACGATGTCGTTGCCCGAGTCGTAGTCGTATTCCCAGTGGAAGCCCTTCTCATCATCGCTGAGAATGGTGCCGGAGCGGTCGAGCACGCGGGCCTTCAGGTTTTCCTTCTGCACAATGCAGATGAGGCGGGCCGTGGTGAGGCGGTAGTGGTCGGGCTTCTCGCGGAATTCTACCTGCGCGGGCGCCAGCCGGGTGGTGGCATCGGCGGGCACGGCGTAGGAGAAATCCGTGTTCAAAGGCCCATCGGTGAGGTAGCGGAAGCGCAGGATTTTGTCGCTGAGCACGTGCAGCAGCAGGCGCACGCCGTTCTGGCAGGTGAAAAGGAAGCGGTGGTTGCCCAGCTCCTCCACGCGGATGACCGCGCCGGGGTATTGCTCCTGGTGGCTCTTGGCCGCCAGGTCGTTCACCATGTAGTTGTTTTCCTGAATCGAAGTATCCATATAAAAAGCGAGTCGAAGCCAAAAGCCCGGGCCGCGGCCGAGCCGGCCAAATAAAGCCCGACCGGGCCTGCGGCGCCGGGGTTAAGCACGCAAGATACTTTTTCCGGACAAGCGGGCGCCGAAATTTTCGGTCAGCGCAGATTTTTCGTCGTTATATGGTTCGGCTTGCGTAGCATTGGCCCCCGATAGCGCGCCGCCCCACCCCAGCCGCCCCCACCGGCCCGCTTTCGCCCCCTTCCGCTGCCCATGACCCCGTCCGATTTTTCCGTTCTGCTGCTCGCCTGGGACGATGCCGACCCCAGCGTGGCCGTGCTCGGCGGGGCGGCGCTACCCCCTACCCTGCCCCTGGTCTACCACCTCGCTCAGGAGCAACCCGTGCTGGCCGTGTTCCCGCACCTGCCGGAGGAATCGGGGGTTGTGGACGGGAATGAACTGGCTGGGCCGGTCATTGCAACCGAAACCACCAGATTCAGTGCTCAAGGCGCTGACGCAGCTACCAAAGCATCCGTCACTGAAGAAGCTTTTGCAACAGAAGACACGGAAACTTCCGAAGGAGCTTTCGGCAACGCGGCTTTTTCAACAGCAGCCGGCGTCCGCCGCTTGGATGCAGTTGGCGCAAGCGAAATTGCCTTGCCCTCTTTCCTGATTGGTTTAGAAGAATTGGCTACAACGGCTACTCCGGCCGAAATGCCAGCCGCGCTGCCGGCGCCCATTATCACCGCTGCACTGGCTCCTGCGCCCATCCGCAGCCAGTGGCCCACCGGCGCCAACGCCCCGCAACACCTGAGCTGGAGCGCGCCCGCCGCGCCCTACCTCGGAGCCAGCGCGCCGGCCGGGCCGCCGGTAGTGGCGCCCGTGCCGCCGCTCGTTCCCGCGCCCATCGTGCGTGAAGCGGCCGACTTGGCCCAGGCCGCCCTGAGCTGGCCCGCTGGCTTTAGTCCGCTGGCTTCATCGGTGGCGGCGCAGGTGCTGGCCGGCCTCCCTATTGCGCCCGGAGCTGATGCAGCGAAGGATACCAAAGTGACTGGGGCGACCGAAGAAGCTGTAGCAACTGAAGAAATTCAGGAGGCTGAAGCAGATAATCGGGAGCCTTCCACGAGCCTCGCACCGGAGGTTTTTGAAGAAATAACGGAAGAAATTGGCGCCGCCGAAGCTAACGACCTTGCGGCACCAGAAGACAATTTAACGCCGGATATTCCCGAAGAAACCACGCCCATCGCGGAAACGGCGCCTGCTTATTCCGAAGCCGAAGCAGTTCCAACGCCCATGCCCGCACCGGTTCTCACGCCGCGCACGCCGCCGCTGGATGGCTTAAACTCCCGCATGATTCACTACGCCCGGCAGGCGGCGCAGCTGGTGCGAGACCGCAGCGATTTTGGAGTGATTTACGCGCCCAGCTGGCCGGCGTGGCTGGCCGCGCTCGAAATCCGCAACAGCTCGCGCCGGCCGCTGGTGCTGTACGCCGCCAGCCTGGCAGCTGACTTCGCCCCGCCCGCCGAACGCGGCTGGCTGCTCGAAGTGGAGCGCATGGCCCTGCGCCGGGCCCGCCTCGTGCTGGTGCCTGATGAAAGCGTGCGCCAGCAGCTCCGCCAGCACTACGGCCCCGACACCGGCGAAGTGCGCGTGCTGCCGGCTGGTGATGAAGATGCCCTGCAAGCCGTATTGCAGGAACTGGCTGCGGGGTAGGCCGGCGGGCGGCGTGGATTGAATTGGTTTTCTTTGCACCAACTAAGCCATTTTGCTCGCCATTAAACCTCATCCCGCATGGAGCCCGAACACGAATTTGAAGCCACTTTAGAAGCTGACGGCGACACGGGCGGCGTATTTGTGGTTATACCGTTTTCGGTGGCCGAGGTGTACGGCAAGCGCGGCCAGCTGCCCGTGCACGTCACCTTCGACGGCTACCCCTACCAAGGCAGCGCCGTGCCCCTCGGCGACGGCCACCACGCCCTGCTCATCCTCAAGCAAATCCGCAAGGCCATCGGCAAAACCCTGGGCGACAGCGTGCGCGTGACCCTGCGCCACGACACGGCCGTGCGCAAAATGGAAGCCCCCGTCGACTTGGCCGAAAAACTAGCTGCTGACCCTAAAGCCGCCGCCTACTACGACAAGCTGGCCTTCACCCACCAGCGCGAGTTCGTGCGCTGGCTGGAAGGCGCCAAGAAACCCGAAACCCGCGCCAAGCGCCTGGCCCAAACCGTGGAGCTGCTGGGCCAGGGGCGTAAGCGGCCGTAACGCCCGTAATAGCTTAGCCGCTCCTATTGTCATCCTGAGCGCAGCGAAGGACCTTCTCACGGCTGAACAAACTGTTCCTACGTGACAGGGTCCTTCGCTGCGCTCAGGATGACAGTTTATTTACTTAAGTCCAACGGTTTCCCACCCAACCCCGCCTTCTCATGAAAAAGCCCTACCTGCTGCCGCTGTTGCTTCTGCCGCTGCTGGCCGGCGCCCAAACCGCCAGCATCGACCGCGTGAATCCCACCAACTGGTGGGTGGGCATGAAGAACCCCAACGTGCAGCTCATCGTGCACGGCCCCGGCGCGGGCACGCTGGCTTACTCAGTGAACTACCCGGGCGTGAAGCTGGTGAAAACCAATACGGTGGAAAACCCCAACTACGCCTTTCTGGACCTCACCATCGCCCCCACCGCCAAGCCCGGCCGGGTGCAGCTGGTGGGCAAAAAGGGCGCGCAGACCGTGACGCAAAGCTGGGAAATAAAGGCCCGCGACAACGCCCCCAAAGCCCAGGGCGTGACGGCCGCCGACTTTATCTACCTAGCCATGCCCGACCGCTTCGCCAACGGTGACCCCAGCAACGACAAGTTCGCCGACCTGCGCGACCCCAACCACGACCGCGCCAACCCCTTCTTCCGCCACGGCGGCGACTTGCAGGGCGCGGCCCAGCGCATCGGCTACCTCAAAGACCTGGGCGTGACGGCCGTGTGGTTTACGCCGGTGCTCGAAAACAACCAGCCGCTCACCAGCGAGGGTGGCACCATGCGCGCCTCCTACCACGGCTACGGCTTCACCGACCAGTACAACGTGGACCGGCGCCTGGGCGGCAACGCGGCCTACAAAAGCTACGTGCAGCAGGCCCACGCCGCCGGCCTGAAGGTGGTGCAGGACGCCGTGTACAACCACGTGGGCAACACCCACTGG
Proteins encoded in this region:
- a CDS encoding pectate lyase family protein, yielding MKRLLTVFSLSLLLMPGLVHAQAPTLVESSGWLETAYVRWQPVAGAQSYNVYYTGQGLVNQKIDDQLIRNYGTFYRADALGLQPGTYTLKVAPVIGGVEGTATTTPAVTVLAQDRSGFAFNGGRVPGAYNANGTVKTNAVILYITQNSKNTVSLNVTGATTNPCVGLQTILDGFKRGRDARPLLVRLVGNITDPSYLLNGDAVIENNNSAASYITVEGVGNDAVVNGWGIRIKNASNVEIRNVGTMNCDSDEGDNIGLQQDNDYIWVHNSDFFYGHAGSAADQVKGDGALDCKRSTYVTFSYNHFWDSGKSNLLGLSENTTQGLYITYHHNWYDHSDSRHPRVRFYSAHVYNNYYDGNAKYGAGSTEGSSVFMEGNYFRNCKYPMLTSMQGTDVYNPATQRNDYTNMPIFSNEDGGTIKAFDNFMTGQTRFVPYGATGFPNPTVDFDAYVVSSRTQTVPATVRSAYGANAYNNFDTNAAVMYAYTPDNPTAARDNAILYSGRVKGGDFQWTFNNAVDDVSSSINTPLQTALVNYTGGLVSVQGDAAPTTPPTPPTPNPGTGTSGMVHNFTASGTTSTFYTITGNLSTSQGTVTYNGLNLTQCLKMESATNIAFTTTAPATLTLVFNTAFSGTVRIDNVNQTVSGGQFSMTLPAGAHQIAKGTTANLYYMSTAYTTLAARSQAELALKLYPNPTTDEVTVAWPSPRTFAIYSVTGSLLKTGVTNQPLNLKDLKPGLYLIQLRDEDGYLRASRLLKQ
- a CDS encoding glycoside hydrolase family 31 protein, yielding MDTSIQENNYMVNDLAAKSHQEQYPGAVIRVEELGNHRFLFTCQNGVRLLLHVLSDKILRFRYLTDGPLNTDFSYAVPADATTRLAPAQVEFREKPDHYRLTTARLICIVQKENLKARVLDRSGTILSDDEKGFHWEYDYDSGNDIVKMSKQVPPGVHYYGLGDKPDNMNLRGKRFTNWGSDTYGYTKGSDPLYKNIPFYHVLHQKIAHGIFFDNTFRASFDFAAERADVTSFWAQGGELNYYFIYGPTLMEVTQEYTLLTCPPELPPLWTLGYQQCKWSYFPESNVKEIASGLRDRRIPCDAIYLDIDYMEGYRCFTWSKQHFPDPKRMVRELAEDGFKTVVIIDPGIKIDPEYSVYQEGIANDYFCRRADGPLMKGSVWPGLCNFPDYTNPEVRTWWAGLFKELIQDIGVKGVWNDMNEPAVFEKGTFPPDVRFHYDGHWASHQKAHNIYGMQMARATNDGVKQFCYPNRPFTITRSTYAGGQRYSSGWTGDNIASWEHLWLANIQCQRLSISGFSFIGSDIGGFVDSPTPELYARWIALGAFHPFFRTHSSGDHGDQEPWSFGEEVTDLARHFIELRYRLLPYMYTTFWQYATQGTPMLRPLTFLDQHDTETYLRMAEFGLGDNLLVCPITQPGADGRWMYLPRGDWFYYWTDAPTSGGAEVWATADLTRIPLFVKAGAVLPMQPVLQYVGEKVIEQLTLHVYYKNGTAESVHYDDGGEGYGYQEGQRTLRRFTVTGSPQELVLTQAIEGDYAPSYATYRVVLHGLPGPLEATADGQVAEVAEVTLETGLVLPSLVVPVGFGEVRVSVGAVGVA
- a CDS encoding glycosyltransferase family 4 protein, which gives rise to MTPSDFSVLLLAWDDADPSVAVLGGAALPPTLPLVYHLAQEQPVLAVFPHLPEESGVVDGNELAGPVIATETTRFSAQGADAATKASVTEEAFATEDTETSEGAFGNAAFSTAAGVRRLDAVGASEIALPSFLIGLEELATTATPAEMPAALPAPIITAALAPAPIRSQWPTGANAPQHLSWSAPAAPYLGASAPAGPPVVAPVPPLVPAPIVREAADLAQAALSWPAGFSPLASSVAAQVLAGLPIAPGADAAKDTKVTGATEEAVATEEIQEAEADNREPSTSLAPEVFEEITEEIGAAEANDLAAPEDNLTPDIPEETTPIAETAPAYSEAEAVPTPMPAPVLTPRTPPLDGLNSRMIHYARQAAQLVRDRSDFGVIYAPSWPAWLAALEIRNSSRRPLVLYAASLAADFAPPAERGWLLEVERMALRRARLVLVPDESVRQQLRQHYGPDTGEVRVLPAGDEDALQAVLQELAAG
- a CDS encoding YdeI/OmpD-associated family protein, whose product is MEPEHEFEATLEADGDTGGVFVVIPFSVAEVYGKRGQLPVHVTFDGYPYQGSAVPLGDGHHALLILKQIRKAIGKTLGDSVRVTLRHDTAVRKMEAPVDLAEKLAADPKAAAYYDKLAFTHQREFVRWLEGAKKPETRAKRLAQTVELLGQGRKRP